From Methylomonas sp. EFPC3, a single genomic window includes:
- a CDS encoding regulatory protein GemA codes for MADLLAHYIKLVGIAKSWAEKSLPGWGDDMHRTLLARHGATEHGGHISAKTLNVPQLANVLDDYAARGWPRRNTYGAGNSTKAVSPQIGLIVKLWGKLGKAGKIANASRPALLAFCARQTAHNVPDLDSLTDMERQAIIEALKAWMAR; via the coding sequence ATGGCTGATTTGCTGGCGCACTACATCAAGCTGGTCGGCATCGCCAAAAGCTGGGCCGAGAAAAGCTTGCCCGGTTGGGGCGACGACATGCACCGCACCTTACTCGCCCGTCACGGTGCGACCGAGCATGGCGGCCATATCAGCGCCAAAACGCTGAACGTGCCGCAACTGGCTAACGTGCTTGACGACTACGCCGCCCGCGGCTGGCCGCGGCGGAACACCTACGGTGCTGGCAATAGCACTAAAGCCGTATCGCCGCAGATCGGTCTGATCGTTAAGCTATGGGGCAAGCTGGGCAAGGCGGGCAAAATCGCCAACGCCTCTCGCCCGGCGCTGCTGGCCTTTTGCGCTAGACAAACCGCCCACAACGTACCCGACCTGGACAGCCTGACCGACATGGAGCGGCAGGCCATTATCGAAGCACTCAAAGCCTGGATGGCCCGCTAA
- a CDS encoding phage protease has protein sequence MSKPAVKVASLAFEIAAGANVPTEAHLLPVGPFRADDGRPWDCEAWQLDATIAANVIQRLRDRKNDTLIDYEHQSLRSEYNGQPVIAAGWFHDMQWRDGKGLYAIGVDWTSTAKQRIADKEYRYISAVFYYYSATGEVLDVISVALTNTPAIDGLDGLDDDDGIATLSKRFSLPDLNPETTDMPRPEEELAALRVTHAQTETALAALTAERDTLKTQVAALTTERDTALGELAALNKQINDDRAAAEAQQKTDLIAAALTDGRMAPALTPWAEKQSLAALTEFLETTAPLPVTQRQTGDDRTTGTAALTAEQKKIAEQMGVTEEEYLATQKKYAGK, from the coding sequence ATGTCCAAACCCGCTGTCAAAGTCGCATCCCTCGCATTCGAGATCGCCGCCGGCGCCAATGTGCCGACCGAGGCGCATTTGTTGCCGGTCGGTCCGTTCCGCGCCGACGATGGTCGGCCTTGGGATTGCGAAGCCTGGCAACTCGACGCGACGATTGCTGCGAATGTGATCCAGCGCCTGCGCGACCGCAAAAACGACACCCTGATCGACTACGAACACCAATCCCTGCGTTCCGAATACAACGGCCAACCCGTTATCGCCGCCGGCTGGTTTCACGATATGCAATGGCGCGACGGCAAAGGCCTGTATGCCATTGGCGTGGACTGGACCAGTACCGCCAAACAACGCATCGCCGACAAAGAGTACCGCTACATCAGCGCCGTTTTTTACTACTACAGCGCCACCGGCGAAGTGCTGGACGTGATTTCCGTCGCACTCACCAACACCCCCGCCATCGACGGCCTGGACGGCCTGGACGATGACGACGGCATTGCCACCCTTTCCAAACGCTTTTCCTTACCCGATCTCAATCCGGAGACCACCGACATGCCAAGACCCGAAGAAGAACTCGCGGCGCTGCGCGTCACGCACGCCCAAACCGAAACCGCCCTGGCGGCACTCACCGCCGAACGCGACACGCTGAAAACCCAAGTCGCCGCGTTGACCACTGAGCGCGATACCGCGCTGGGCGAATTGGCCGCGCTGAACAAGCAAATCAACGACGACAGAGCCGCGGCCGAAGCTCAGCAAAAAACCGACCTGATCGCCGCCGCGTTGACCGATGGCCGCATGGCGCCGGCATTGACACCCTGGGCGGAAAAGCAAAGCCTGGCCGCGTTGACCGAATTTCTGGAGACCACCGCGCCGCTGCCTGTCACCCAGCGCCAAACTGGTGATGACCGCACTACCGGTACCGCCGCGCTGACCGCCGAGCAAAAGAAAATTGCCGAGCAAATGGGCGTGACGGAAGAGGAATACCTGGCCACGCAGAAAAAGTACGCGGGCAAGTAA
- a CDS encoding Mu-like prophage major head subunit gpT family protein: MALTQAQLDALKTTLQANFDKGLVNTPSNWRMIARLMKSTSKSSTYAWLTQWPSFRKWVGSRLHKAIAEKAYTVTNDKYEATIDVQRTDVEDDDFGHYATVAYGHGEAAARLMDEIMFSALSAGWSTNCYDDQFFFDTDHPVYANTDGTGAVTATLNIQAGAGSPWYLFASNAPALILQERVPAQLESQTNPNQSTNVFENDVYSFGGRWRGAAAYGFWQCCYGSKATLNATNFDELYNRMLSQKGDGGIILGTVPSLLVCGPANRVAAEALLAKEMIGNGESNTNYKRVDLLVSPWVQ; encoded by the coding sequence ATGGCACTCACACAAGCGCAACTCGACGCACTGAAAACTACGCTCCAGGCCAATTTTGACAAAGGTCTGGTCAATACCCCGAGCAATTGGCGGATGATTGCCCGGTTGATGAAGTCCACCAGCAAAAGCAGCACGTATGCCTGGTTGACGCAATGGCCATCCTTCCGCAAGTGGGTGGGTTCGCGGCTGCATAAAGCCATCGCCGAAAAGGCCTACACCGTCACCAACGACAAATACGAAGCCACCATCGACGTGCAACGTACCGACGTCGAAGACGACGATTTCGGCCATTACGCCACGGTAGCCTACGGCCACGGCGAAGCAGCGGCGCGGTTGATGGATGAAATCATGTTTTCCGCATTGTCGGCCGGCTGGTCGACCAACTGCTACGACGACCAATTCTTTTTCGACACCGATCACCCGGTATATGCCAATACCGACGGTACCGGTGCTGTGACCGCAACCTTAAACATCCAGGCCGGTGCCGGTTCACCGTGGTACCTGTTTGCATCTAACGCCCCGGCACTGATTCTGCAGGAGCGGGTGCCGGCGCAATTGGAAAGCCAGACCAACCCCAACCAATCGACCAACGTGTTCGAAAACGATGTGTATTCGTTCGGCGGCCGTTGGCGCGGTGCGGCGGCGTATGGCTTCTGGCAGTGTTGCTACGGTTCCAAAGCCACGTTGAACGCCACCAACTTCGATGAGCTTTACAACCGCATGCTGTCGCAAAAAGGCGATGGCGGCATCATTTTGGGCACCGTGCCCAGCTTGCTGGTTTGTGGCCCGGCTAATCGGGTAGCGGCGGAAGCGTTGTTGGCAAAAGAAATGATCGGCAACGGCGAAAGCAATACCAACTATAAGCGCGTGGATCTGCTGGTAAGCCCTTGGGTGCAGTAA
- a CDS encoding phage protein Gp36 family protein → MPFATRADLLARTNARRLAQLAVPADMVMPPEAALRVAIDGGSLTGYSADEQTALAGALDAIDKCLADADALILSYGIPDTVQTTLIARLASTVALYYLHGAERMTDDAAKAYQGVIDTLKAHARGELNLIPPEPPLPTDPVVSDDLVQFESSARRYGGTSTVVEDW, encoded by the coding sequence ATGCCCTTCGCCACCCGCGCCGATCTGCTGGCCCGCACCAACGCCCGCCGTCTGGCACAGCTGGCGGTACCGGCAGACATGGTCATGCCGCCGGAGGCCGCGCTACGCGTCGCCATCGACGGCGGCAGTCTGACCGGCTACAGCGCGGACGAGCAAACCGCGCTGGCCGGCGCGCTGGATGCGATCGACAAATGCCTGGCCGATGCCGACGCGTTGATCCTCAGCTACGGCATTCCGGATACGGTGCAAACCACGTTAATCGCTCGTCTCGCCTCGACGGTGGCGCTGTATTACCTCCACGGCGCCGAGCGGATGACCGACGACGCGGCCAAAGCTTACCAAGGCGTGATCGACACGCTGAAGGCCCATGCCCGCGGCGAGTTGAATTTGATCCCGCCCGAGCCGCCGTTACCGACTGATCCGGTCGTATCCGACGACCTGGTTCAGTTCGAAAGCTCGGCCCGCCGCTACGGCGGCACGTCCACCGTAGTCGAGGATTGGTAA